One part of the Mycolicibacterium aromaticivorans JS19b1 = JCM 16368 genome encodes these proteins:
- the mutM gene encoding DNA-formamidopyrimidine glycosylase, producing MPELPEVEVVRRGLQAHVAGRSISAVRVHHPRAVRRHEAGAADLTARLLDAQITGTDRRGKYLWLTLNDETALVVHLGMSGQMLLGPVPNTNHLRIAALLDDGTALSFVDQRTFGGWQLADLVDVDGARVPEPVAHIARDPLDPRFDRDAVVTVLRRKHSEIKRQLLDQTVVSGIGNIYADESLWRAKINGARLAENLTRRQLGELLDAAGEVMREALGQGGTSFDSLYVNVNGQSGYFDRSLNVYGREDLPCPRCGTAIRREKFMNRSSFYCPKCQPRPRR from the coding sequence ATGCCTGAGCTGCCTGAGGTCGAGGTGGTGCGCCGCGGACTGCAAGCCCACGTGGCCGGCCGGTCCATCTCCGCGGTGCGGGTGCACCATCCCCGGGCCGTGCGCAGGCACGAGGCCGGTGCGGCCGATCTGACCGCCCGGTTGCTCGACGCGCAGATCACCGGCACCGATCGGCGCGGAAAGTACTTGTGGCTCACCCTGAATGACGAAACCGCACTGGTGGTGCACCTGGGTATGAGCGGCCAGATGCTGCTGGGCCCGGTACCCAACACCAATCATCTGCGCATCGCGGCACTGCTCGACGACGGCACCGCGCTGAGTTTCGTCGATCAGCGCACCTTCGGCGGGTGGCAGCTGGCCGACCTGGTCGACGTCGACGGCGCTCGGGTGCCCGAGCCGGTGGCGCACATCGCCCGCGATCCACTGGACCCCCGGTTCGACCGGGATGCCGTCGTTACGGTGTTGCGCCGCAAGCACTCCGAGATCAAGCGGCAGCTGCTCGATCAGACCGTGGTGTCGGGTATCGGCAACATCTACGCCGACGAGTCGCTATGGCGGGCCAAGATCAACGGCGCGCGGCTGGCCGAGAACCTGACCCGACGACAGCTCGGCGAGCTGCTCGATGCGGCAGGAGAAGTGATGCGTGAAGCGCTCGGCCAGGGCGGCACCTCGTTCGACTCGCTGTACGTCAACGTCAATGGGCAGTCCGGGTACTTCGACCGATCGTTGAACGTCTACGGCCGCGAAGACCTGCCGTGCCCGCGCTGCGGGACTGCGATCCGACGGGAGAAGTTCATGAATCGCTCGTCGTTCTACTGCCCGAAATGTCAGCCCCGCCCCAGGCGTTGA
- the rnc gene encoding ribonuclease III, which translates to MPEDLLTLALTHRSYAYEHGGLPTNERLEFLGDAVLGLTITDELFHRHPERTEGDLAKLRASIVNTQALADVGRGLTDEGLGAHLLLGRGEVNTGGADKSSILADGMESLLGAVYLHHGIDVAREVILRLFGNLLDTAPTLGAGLDWKTSLQELTASRSLGPPSYVVTSTGPDHDKEFTAVVLVMDTEYGNGVGRSKKEAEQKAAAAAWNALDNA; encoded by the coding sequence ATGCCCGAAGACCTGCTGACGCTGGCGCTGACCCACCGCAGCTACGCCTACGAGCACGGCGGTCTGCCCACCAATGAACGCCTGGAGTTCCTCGGCGACGCGGTGCTGGGCCTGACGATCACCGACGAGCTGTTCCATCGCCACCCGGAACGCACCGAAGGCGACCTGGCCAAGCTGCGCGCCAGCATCGTCAACACCCAGGCGCTGGCCGACGTGGGGCGAGGCCTGACCGACGAGGGCCTGGGCGCACACCTGCTCCTGGGCCGCGGCGAAGTCAACACCGGCGGAGCCGACAAATCCAGCATCCTGGCCGACGGTATGGAATCACTGCTGGGCGCGGTGTATCTGCATCACGGTATCGACGTTGCGCGCGAGGTGATCCTGCGGCTGTTCGGCAATCTGCTGGACACCGCGCCGACGCTGGGTGCCGGCCTGGACTGGAAGACCAGCCTGCAGGAGCTCACCGCGTCGCGCAGCCTGGGACCGCCGTCCTATGTGGTCACCTCCACCGGGCCCGACCACGACAAGGAGTTCACCGCCGTCGTTCTGGTGATGGACACCGAGTACGGCAACGGCGTCGGCCGGTCGAAGAAGGAAGCCGAACAGAAGGCCGCCGCGGCAGCCTGGAACGCGCTGGACAACGCTTGA
- a CDS encoding YceD family protein, protein MATSRSAHTKRKPRSPLVLDISRLGRRPGSMLELHETVPSPSRIGLDLVAIEAGADLTLDLRLESVSEGVLVTGTVYAPTRGECSRCLTEVTGDVEISLTELFAYPDSTTESTTEEDEVGHVVDQTIDLEQPIVDAVGLALPFAPLCTEDCAGLCPQCGVALASEPGHHHDVIDPRFAKLAGMFPAADADTPEPGAGPS, encoded by the coding sequence ATGGCGACTTCACGTAGTGCTCACACGAAGCGCAAACCCCGGTCGCCGCTCGTTCTCGACATCTCCCGCTTGGGCCGGCGCCCCGGCTCGATGCTCGAGCTGCACGAAACGGTGCCCAGCCCATCGCGAATCGGGCTGGACCTGGTGGCCATCGAAGCCGGCGCCGACCTGACTCTGGATCTGCGACTGGAATCGGTGTCCGAGGGGGTCCTGGTCACCGGCACGGTCTACGCACCGACCCGGGGTGAATGCTCCCGCTGCCTGACCGAAGTCACCGGCGACGTCGAGATCTCGCTCACCGAACTGTTCGCCTATCCCGACAGCACGACGGAATCCACCACCGAGGAAGACGAGGTCGGCCACGTCGTCGACCAGACCATCGACCTGGAGCAGCCGATCGTCGACGCCGTCGGGCTGGCCCTGCCGTTCGCCCCGCTGTGCACCGAGGACTGTGCGGGGCTGTGCCCGCAGTGCGGTGTCGCGCTGGCCTCCGAACCCGGCCATCACCACGACGTGATCGACCCGCGGTTCGCCAAGCTGGCGGGCATGTTCCCCGCAGCAGACGCCGACACCCCCGAACCGGGGGCCGGCCCGTCGTGA
- a CDS encoding OsmC family protein translates to MTDLWVERTGIRRYTGRSSRGAEVLIGSETDEGVFTPGELLKIALAGCSGLSSDQPLRRRLGDDYPATIRVSGPADREQERYPLLEEKLEIDLSGLSAEEIERLVVVVNRAIDQVCTVGRTLKSGAEVRFEVDDVGRS, encoded by the coding sequence ATGACTGATCTGTGGGTGGAACGCACCGGCATCCGCCGCTACACCGGGCGCAGCAGCCGCGGCGCGGAGGTGCTGATCGGTTCGGAGACCGACGAGGGTGTCTTCACCCCCGGCGAGCTGCTCAAGATCGCGCTGGCCGGATGCAGCGGCCTGAGCAGCGATCAGCCGCTGCGCCGTCGCCTCGGCGACGACTATCCGGCGACGATCCGGGTGTCCGGACCGGCGGACCGGGAGCAGGAGCGCTACCCGCTGCTGGAGGAGAAGCTCGAGATCGACCTGTCCGGGCTGTCCGCCGAGGAGATCGAGCGGCTCGTGGTGGTGGTCAACCGGGCGATCGACCAGGTGTGCACGGTGGGCCGCACCCTGAAATCCGGCGCCGAGGTCCGGTTCGAGGTGGACGACGTTGGCCGATCCTGA
- a CDS encoding acylphosphatase: MADPDVRLTAWVHGHVQGVGFRWWTRSRALELGLTGYAANQADGRVLVVAQGPRDACEQLLQLLNSGKTPGHVDTVVVDWSPRGEAIRGFSER, from the coding sequence TTGGCCGATCCTGACGTCCGCCTGACCGCCTGGGTACACGGCCACGTCCAGGGCGTGGGTTTCCGCTGGTGGACCCGGTCTCGTGCGCTGGAGCTCGGTCTGACCGGGTATGCCGCCAATCAGGCCGACGGCCGGGTGCTCGTCGTCGCGCAGGGCCCGCGTGACGCATGTGAACAGCTGTTACAGCTGCTCAATAGTGGGAAAACGCCGGGGCACGTCGACACGGTTGTTGTCGATTGGTCACCGCGCGGCGAAGCCATCAGAGGCTTTAGCGAGCGGTAG